In the genome of Oncorhynchus mykiss isolate Arlee chromosome 18, USDA_OmykA_1.1, whole genome shotgun sequence, one region contains:
- the LOC110496316 gene encoding myocyte-specific enhancer factor 2D homolog isoform X11, with amino-acid sequence MGRKKIQIQRITDERNRQVTFTKRKFGLMKKAYELSVLCDCEIALIIFNHSNKLFQYASTDMDKVLLKYTEYNEPHESRTNADIIETLRKKGFSGCESPEPDGEDSIDQSPLNDDKYRKTTEDLDILFKRYGVSSSVPPPTFSVPVTVQASTQNALQFSNPGNAMVTTSYVTSSSLSDNHHLSPQPPALQRSTGSPGLPQRPASAGAMLGGDLNNSNGGCPSPVPNGYISARASPGLLSVSNGNSLGKVVPAKSPPPPQSPQMVNSRKPDIRVITTQGGKSLMQMTDDELEMVSENAQRLAGAQVTQMLTTPVVSVTTPSLLAQGMPFSAMPTAYNTEYQLTSADITALHALASPGGLLQGNAPWQQSLSQQQHQQQQQLSLASLSNLVPVGHIPQGAMLTVNTNSNVSIKSEPISPGRDRHSPCPPPSSSGGGIQTTVPPPQYPGSLLCLEPPTGRSPAHSLSSNGSSYEGNDRDDPGAGGGSAAGNRGRSLPPDFSPSVELLRAQNEVEQEGANIKRMRLDAWVT; translated from the exons ATGGGGAGGAAGAAGATTCAGATCCAACGGATCACCGATGAGAGGAACAGACAG GTGACGTTCACCAAGAGGAAGTTTGGCCTGATGAAGAAGGCGTACGAGCTGAGCGTGCTGTGCGACTGTGAGATCGCCCTCATCATCTTCAACCACTCCAACAAGCTGTTCCAGTACGCCAGCACCGACATGGACAAGGTCCTGCTCAAATACACCGAGTACAACGAGCCCCACGAGAGCCGGACCAACGCTGACATCATCGAG ACGTTGCGAAAGAAAGGCTTCAGCGGTTGCGAAAGTCCCGAGCCGGACGGAGAGGACTCCATCGACCAGAGCCCCCTGAACGACGACAAATACCGCAAGACCACCGAAGACCTAGACATTCTCTTCAAGCGCTacggtgtcagt TCCTCGGTCCCGCCCCCCACATTCTCCGTGCCCGTCACCGTCCAGGCCTCTACTCAGAACGCATTGCAGTTCAGTAACCCTGGGAACGCCATGGTGACCACCTCCTACGTGACGTCGTCATCGCTCTCTGACAACCACCACCTGTCACCCCAGCCACCGGCGCTCCAGAGAAGCACAGGATCTCCCGGGTTGCCACAGCGACCGGCCAGCGCAG GTGCTATGCTCGGCGGTGACTTGAACAACTCAAATGGCGGATGCCCAAGTCCAGTCC CTAACGGATACATCAGTGCCAGGGCCTCCCCGGGCCTCCTCTCGGTGTCCAACGGCAACAGCCTGGGGAAAGTAGTTCCGGCCAAGTCCCCACCTCCGCCTCAGAGCCCACAGATGGTCAACAGCCGCAAGCCAGACATCCGGGTAATCACCACTCAGGGTGGGAAGAGCCTGATGCAGATG ACAGATGATGAGCTGGAGATGGTGAGCGAG AATGCCCAGCGTTTGGCCGGTGCACAAGTGACCCAGATGCTCACCACACCGGTGGTCTCCGTGACAACGCCCAGCCTCCTGGCGCAGGGGATGCCCTTCTCCGCCATGCCGACAGCTTACAACACAG AATACCAGCTGACGAGCGCTGACATCACCGCTCTCCACGCCCTGGCGTCGCCAGGCGGCCTGCTGCAAGGCAACGCGCCATGGCAACAGTCTTTATCCCAGCAGCAacatcaacaacagcaacaacttaGTCTGGCGTCGCTTAGCAACTTGGT GCCGGTGGGCCACATACCTCAGGGCGCCATGCTGACTGTCAACACCAACTCCAATGTGAGCATCAAGTCTGAACCCATCTCGCCCGGCCGAGACCGCCACTCACCGTGCCCCCCGCCGTCCTCCTCTGGAGGGGGCATCCAGACGACCGTGCCCCCGCCACAGTACCCTGGTTCCCTACTGTGCCTGGAGCCACCAACCGGCCGTTCCCCCGCCCACAGCCTCAGCAGCAACGGCAGCTCCTACGAGGGCAATGACCGGGATGACCCTGGGGCAGGCGGCGGAAGTGCAGCGGGCAACCGTGGCCGTTCCCTGCCTCCTGACTTCAGCCCTTCGGTGGAGCTCCTGCGGGCCCAGAATGAGGTGGAGCAGGAGGGAGCCAACATCAAACGCATGAGACTCGACGCGTGGGTCACATAG
- the LOC110496316 gene encoding myocyte-specific enhancer factor 2D homolog isoform X3, translating into MGRKKIQIQRITDERNRQVTFTKRKFGLMKKAYELSVLCDCEIALIIFNHSNKLFQYASTDMDKVLLKYTEYNEPHESRTNADIIETLRKKGFSGCESPEPDGEDSIDQSPLNDDKYRKTTEDLDILFKRYGVSSSVPPPTFSVPVTVQASTQNALQFSNPGNAMVTTSYVTSSSLSDNHHLSPQPPALQRSTGSPGLPQRPASAGAMLGGDLNNSNGGCPSPVPNGYISARASPGLLSVSNGNSLGKVVPAKSPPPPQSPQMVNSRKPDIRVITTQGGKSLMQMNAQRLAGAQVTQMLTTPVVSVTTPSLLAQGMPFSAMPTAYNTEYQLTSADITALHALASPGGLLQGNAPWQQSLSQQQHQQQQQLSLASLSNLVMWGMDKQSGELSSQISSLAANLSASQSNLLLGRDEWLGRYCICPYCVMSVRFWLPRHVISVMVVSTFFLNGCKVTKFWKLYHSSQVFQKFWNPPSGISEKSSFWMIIFDSCHDPFAKSPAIHRQFHAFFNAVACFCMDFGSLKLNFACQLLGMDLIIDSNGVATTMPCWCSLCLKLHIRSLSLCLFCS; encoded by the exons ATGGGGAGGAAGAAGATTCAGATCCAACGGATCACCGATGAGAGGAACAGACAG GTGACGTTCACCAAGAGGAAGTTTGGCCTGATGAAGAAGGCGTACGAGCTGAGCGTGCTGTGCGACTGTGAGATCGCCCTCATCATCTTCAACCACTCCAACAAGCTGTTCCAGTACGCCAGCACCGACATGGACAAGGTCCTGCTCAAATACACCGAGTACAACGAGCCCCACGAGAGCCGGACCAACGCTGACATCATCGAG ACGTTGCGAAAGAAAGGCTTCAGCGGTTGCGAAAGTCCCGAGCCGGACGGAGAGGACTCCATCGACCAGAGCCCCCTGAACGACGACAAATACCGCAAGACCACCGAAGACCTAGACATTCTCTTCAAGCGCTacggtgtcagt TCCTCGGTCCCGCCCCCCACATTCTCCGTGCCCGTCACCGTCCAGGCCTCTACTCAGAACGCATTGCAGTTCAGTAACCCTGGGAACGCCATGGTGACCACCTCCTACGTGACGTCGTCATCGCTCTCTGACAACCACCACCTGTCACCCCAGCCACCGGCGCTCCAGAGAAGCACAGGATCTCCCGGGTTGCCACAGCGACCGGCCAGCGCAG GTGCTATGCTCGGCGGTGACTTGAACAACTCAAATGGCGGATGCCCAAGTCCAGTCC CTAACGGATACATCAGTGCCAGGGCCTCCCCGGGCCTCCTCTCGGTGTCCAACGGCAACAGCCTGGGGAAAGTAGTTCCGGCCAAGTCCCCACCTCCGCCTCAGAGCCCACAGATGGTCAACAGCCGCAAGCCAGACATCCGGGTAATCACCACTCAGGGTGGGAAGAGCCTGATGCAGATG AATGCCCAGCGTTTGGCCGGTGCACAAGTGACCCAGATGCTCACCACACCGGTGGTCTCCGTGACAACGCCCAGCCTCCTGGCGCAGGGGATGCCCTTCTCCGCCATGCCGACAGCTTACAACACAG AATACCAGCTGACGAGCGCTGACATCACCGCTCTCCACGCCCTGGCGTCGCCAGGCGGCCTGCTGCAAGGCAACGCGCCATGGCAACAGTCTTTATCCCAGCAGCAacatcaacaacagcaacaacttaGTCTGGCGTCGCTTAGCAACTTGGT CATGTGGGGCATGGACAAACAGAGTGGGGAATTGTCTAGCCAGATCTCCAGTCTGGCAGCCAATCTGAG CGCCTCGCAGTCCAACCTCCTCTTGGGTAGAGATGAGTGGTTGGGCCGGTACTGTATTTGTCCGTACTGTGTAATGTCTGTGCGCTTTTGGCTGCCCCGGCATGTCATTTCTGTGATGGTGGTTTCCACCTTTTTCTTAAACGGGTGTAAGGTTACAAAATTCTGGAAACTTTACCACAGTTCCCAGGTTTTTCAGAAATTCTGGAATCCTCCATCCGGAATTTCTGAAAAATCAAGTTTCTGGATGATAATTTTCGATAGCTGCCATGATCCCTTTGCCAAATCACCTGCCATACACAGGCAATTTCATGCTTTTTTTAATGCTGTTGCTTGTTTTTGTATGGATTTTGGGAGCTTGAAGTTGAATTTTGCTTGTCAATTGCTTGGAATGGATTTGatcattgactcaaatggtgttGCTACCACTATGCCTTGTTGGTGCTCTTTGTGTCTGAAACTTCACATCAGAAGCCTGTCACTATGCTTGTTTTGCAGTTGA
- the LOC110496316 gene encoding myocyte-specific enhancer factor 2D homolog isoform X6, whose amino-acid sequence MGRKKIQIQRITDERNRQVTFTKRKFGLMKKAYELSVLCDCEIALIIFNHSNKLFQYASTDMDKVLLKYTEYNEPHESRTNADIIETLRKKGFSGCESPEPDGEDSIDQSPLNDDKYRKTTEDLDILFKRYGVSSSVPPPTFSVPVTVQASTQNALQFSNPGNAMVTTSYVTSSSLSDNHHLSPQPPALQRSTGSPGLPQRPASAANGYISARASPGLLSVSNGNSLGKVVPAKSPPPPQSPQMVNSRKPDIRVITTQGGKSLMQMTDDELEMVSENAQRLAGAQVTQMLTTPVVSVTTPSLLAQGMPFSAMPTAYNTEYQLTSADITALHALASPGGLLQGNAPWQQSLSQQQHQQQQQLSLASLSNLVMWGMDKQSGELSSQISSLAANLSASQSNLLLGRDEWLGRYCICPYCVMSVRFWLPRHVISVMVVSTFFLNGCKVTKFWKLYHSSQVFQKFWNPPSGISEKSSFWMIIFDSCHDPFAKSPAIHRQFHAFFNAVACFCMDFGSLKLNFACQLLGMDLIIDSNGVATTMPCWCSLCLKLHIRSLSLCLFCS is encoded by the exons ATGGGGAGGAAGAAGATTCAGATCCAACGGATCACCGATGAGAGGAACAGACAG GTGACGTTCACCAAGAGGAAGTTTGGCCTGATGAAGAAGGCGTACGAGCTGAGCGTGCTGTGCGACTGTGAGATCGCCCTCATCATCTTCAACCACTCCAACAAGCTGTTCCAGTACGCCAGCACCGACATGGACAAGGTCCTGCTCAAATACACCGAGTACAACGAGCCCCACGAGAGCCGGACCAACGCTGACATCATCGAG ACGTTGCGAAAGAAAGGCTTCAGCGGTTGCGAAAGTCCCGAGCCGGACGGAGAGGACTCCATCGACCAGAGCCCCCTGAACGACGACAAATACCGCAAGACCACCGAAGACCTAGACATTCTCTTCAAGCGCTacggtgtcagt TCCTCGGTCCCGCCCCCCACATTCTCCGTGCCCGTCACCGTCCAGGCCTCTACTCAGAACGCATTGCAGTTCAGTAACCCTGGGAACGCCATGGTGACCACCTCCTACGTGACGTCGTCATCGCTCTCTGACAACCACCACCTGTCACCCCAGCCACCGGCGCTCCAGAGAAGCACAGGATCTCCCGGGTTGCCACAGCGACCGGCCAGCGCAG CTAACGGATACATCAGTGCCAGGGCCTCCCCGGGCCTCCTCTCGGTGTCCAACGGCAACAGCCTGGGGAAAGTAGTTCCGGCCAAGTCCCCACCTCCGCCTCAGAGCCCACAGATGGTCAACAGCCGCAAGCCAGACATCCGGGTAATCACCACTCAGGGTGGGAAGAGCCTGATGCAGATG ACAGATGATGAGCTGGAGATGGTGAGCGAG AATGCCCAGCGTTTGGCCGGTGCACAAGTGACCCAGATGCTCACCACACCGGTGGTCTCCGTGACAACGCCCAGCCTCCTGGCGCAGGGGATGCCCTTCTCCGCCATGCCGACAGCTTACAACACAG AATACCAGCTGACGAGCGCTGACATCACCGCTCTCCACGCCCTGGCGTCGCCAGGCGGCCTGCTGCAAGGCAACGCGCCATGGCAACAGTCTTTATCCCAGCAGCAacatcaacaacagcaacaacttaGTCTGGCGTCGCTTAGCAACTTGGT CATGTGGGGCATGGACAAACAGAGTGGGGAATTGTCTAGCCAGATCTCCAGTCTGGCAGCCAATCTGAG CGCCTCGCAGTCCAACCTCCTCTTGGGTAGAGATGAGTGGTTGGGCCGGTACTGTATTTGTCCGTACTGTGTAATGTCTGTGCGCTTTTGGCTGCCCCGGCATGTCATTTCTGTGATGGTGGTTTCCACCTTTTTCTTAAACGGGTGTAAGGTTACAAAATTCTGGAAACTTTACCACAGTTCCCAGGTTTTTCAGAAATTCTGGAATCCTCCATCCGGAATTTCTGAAAAATCAAGTTTCTGGATGATAATTTTCGATAGCTGCCATGATCCCTTTGCCAAATCACCTGCCATACACAGGCAATTTCATGCTTTTTTTAATGCTGTTGCTTGTTTTTGTATGGATTTTGGGAGCTTGAAGTTGAATTTTGCTTGTCAATTGCTTGGAATGGATTTGatcattgactcaaatggtgttGCTACCACTATGCCTTGTTGGTGCTCTTTGTGTCTGAAACTTCACATCAGAAGCCTGTCACTATGCTTGTTTTGCAGTTGA
- the LOC110496316 gene encoding myocyte-specific enhancer factor 2D homolog isoform X1: MGRKKIQIQRITDERNRQVTFTKRKFGLMKKAYELSVLCDCEIALIIFNHSNKLFQYASTDMDKVLLKYTEYNEPHESRTNADIIETLRKKGFSGCESPEPDGEDSIDQSPLNDDKYRKTTEDLDILFKRYGVSSSVPPPTFSVPVTVQASTQNALQFSNPGNAMVTTSYVTSSSLSDNHHLSPQPPALQRSTGSPGLPQRPASAGAMLGGDLNNSNGGCPSPVPNGYISARASPGLLSVSNGNSLGKVVPAKSPPPPQSPQMVNSRKPDIRVITTQGGKSLMQMTDDELEMVSENAQRLAGAQVTQMLTTPVVSVTTPSLLAQGMPFSAMPTAYNTEYQLTSADITALHALASPGGLLQGNAPWQQSLSQQQHQQQQQLSLASLSNLVMWGMDKQSGELSSQISSLAANLSASQSNLLLGRDEWLGRYCICPYCVMSVRFWLPRHVISVMVVSTFFLNGCKVTKFWKLYHSSQVFQKFWNPPSGISEKSSFWMIIFDSCHDPFAKSPAIHRQFHAFFNAVACFCMDFGSLKLNFACQLLGMDLIIDSNGVATTMPCWCSLCLKLHIRSLSLCLFCS, encoded by the exons ATGGGGAGGAAGAAGATTCAGATCCAACGGATCACCGATGAGAGGAACAGACAG GTGACGTTCACCAAGAGGAAGTTTGGCCTGATGAAGAAGGCGTACGAGCTGAGCGTGCTGTGCGACTGTGAGATCGCCCTCATCATCTTCAACCACTCCAACAAGCTGTTCCAGTACGCCAGCACCGACATGGACAAGGTCCTGCTCAAATACACCGAGTACAACGAGCCCCACGAGAGCCGGACCAACGCTGACATCATCGAG ACGTTGCGAAAGAAAGGCTTCAGCGGTTGCGAAAGTCCCGAGCCGGACGGAGAGGACTCCATCGACCAGAGCCCCCTGAACGACGACAAATACCGCAAGACCACCGAAGACCTAGACATTCTCTTCAAGCGCTacggtgtcagt TCCTCGGTCCCGCCCCCCACATTCTCCGTGCCCGTCACCGTCCAGGCCTCTACTCAGAACGCATTGCAGTTCAGTAACCCTGGGAACGCCATGGTGACCACCTCCTACGTGACGTCGTCATCGCTCTCTGACAACCACCACCTGTCACCCCAGCCACCGGCGCTCCAGAGAAGCACAGGATCTCCCGGGTTGCCACAGCGACCGGCCAGCGCAG GTGCTATGCTCGGCGGTGACTTGAACAACTCAAATGGCGGATGCCCAAGTCCAGTCC CTAACGGATACATCAGTGCCAGGGCCTCCCCGGGCCTCCTCTCGGTGTCCAACGGCAACAGCCTGGGGAAAGTAGTTCCGGCCAAGTCCCCACCTCCGCCTCAGAGCCCACAGATGGTCAACAGCCGCAAGCCAGACATCCGGGTAATCACCACTCAGGGTGGGAAGAGCCTGATGCAGATG ACAGATGATGAGCTGGAGATGGTGAGCGAG AATGCCCAGCGTTTGGCCGGTGCACAAGTGACCCAGATGCTCACCACACCGGTGGTCTCCGTGACAACGCCCAGCCTCCTGGCGCAGGGGATGCCCTTCTCCGCCATGCCGACAGCTTACAACACAG AATACCAGCTGACGAGCGCTGACATCACCGCTCTCCACGCCCTGGCGTCGCCAGGCGGCCTGCTGCAAGGCAACGCGCCATGGCAACAGTCTTTATCCCAGCAGCAacatcaacaacagcaacaacttaGTCTGGCGTCGCTTAGCAACTTGGT CATGTGGGGCATGGACAAACAGAGTGGGGAATTGTCTAGCCAGATCTCCAGTCTGGCAGCCAATCTGAG CGCCTCGCAGTCCAACCTCCTCTTGGGTAGAGATGAGTGGTTGGGCCGGTACTGTATTTGTCCGTACTGTGTAATGTCTGTGCGCTTTTGGCTGCCCCGGCATGTCATTTCTGTGATGGTGGTTTCCACCTTTTTCTTAAACGGGTGTAAGGTTACAAAATTCTGGAAACTTTACCACAGTTCCCAGGTTTTTCAGAAATTCTGGAATCCTCCATCCGGAATTTCTGAAAAATCAAGTTTCTGGATGATAATTTTCGATAGCTGCCATGATCCCTTTGCCAAATCACCTGCCATACACAGGCAATTTCATGCTTTTTTTAATGCTGTTGCTTGTTTTTGTATGGATTTTGGGAGCTTGAAGTTGAATTTTGCTTGTCAATTGCTTGGAATGGATTTGatcattgactcaaatggtgttGCTACCACTATGCCTTGTTGGTGCTCTTTGTGTCTGAAACTTCACATCAGAAGCCTGTCACTATGCTTGTTTTGCAGTTGA
- the LOC110496316 gene encoding myocyte-specific enhancer factor 2D homolog isoform X12, with translation MGRKKIQIQRITDERNRQVTFTKRKFGLMKKAYELSVLCDCEIALIIFNHSNKLFQYASTDMDKVLLKYTEYNEPHESRTNADIIETLRKKGFSGCESPEPDGEDSIDQSPLNDDKYRKTTEDLDILFKRYGVSSSVPPPTFSVPVTVQASTQNALQFSNPGNAMVTTSYVTSSSLSDNHHLSPQPPALQRSTGSPGLPQRPASAGAMLGGDLNNSNGGCPSPVPNGYISARASPGLLSVSNGNSLGKVVPAKSPPPPQSPQMVNSRKPDIRVITTQGGKSLMQMTDDELEMNAQRLAGAQVTQMLTTPVVSVTTPSLLAQGMPFSAMPTAYNTEYQLTSADITALHALASPGGLLQGNAPWQQSLSQQQHQQQQQLSLASLSNLVPVGHIPQGAMLTVNTNSNVSIKSEPISPGRDRHSPCPPPSSSGGGIQTTVPPPQYPGSLLCLEPPTGRSPAHSLSSNGSSYEGNDRDDPGAGGGSAAGNRGRSLPPDFSPSVELLRAQNEVEQEGANIKRMRLDAWVT, from the exons ATGGGGAGGAAGAAGATTCAGATCCAACGGATCACCGATGAGAGGAACAGACAG GTGACGTTCACCAAGAGGAAGTTTGGCCTGATGAAGAAGGCGTACGAGCTGAGCGTGCTGTGCGACTGTGAGATCGCCCTCATCATCTTCAACCACTCCAACAAGCTGTTCCAGTACGCCAGCACCGACATGGACAAGGTCCTGCTCAAATACACCGAGTACAACGAGCCCCACGAGAGCCGGACCAACGCTGACATCATCGAG ACGTTGCGAAAGAAAGGCTTCAGCGGTTGCGAAAGTCCCGAGCCGGACGGAGAGGACTCCATCGACCAGAGCCCCCTGAACGACGACAAATACCGCAAGACCACCGAAGACCTAGACATTCTCTTCAAGCGCTacggtgtcagt TCCTCGGTCCCGCCCCCCACATTCTCCGTGCCCGTCACCGTCCAGGCCTCTACTCAGAACGCATTGCAGTTCAGTAACCCTGGGAACGCCATGGTGACCACCTCCTACGTGACGTCGTCATCGCTCTCTGACAACCACCACCTGTCACCCCAGCCACCGGCGCTCCAGAGAAGCACAGGATCTCCCGGGTTGCCACAGCGACCGGCCAGCGCAG GTGCTATGCTCGGCGGTGACTTGAACAACTCAAATGGCGGATGCCCAAGTCCAGTCC CTAACGGATACATCAGTGCCAGGGCCTCCCCGGGCCTCCTCTCGGTGTCCAACGGCAACAGCCTGGGGAAAGTAGTTCCGGCCAAGTCCCCACCTCCGCCTCAGAGCCCACAGATGGTCAACAGCCGCAAGCCAGACATCCGGGTAATCACCACTCAGGGTGGGAAGAGCCTGATGCAGATG ACAGATGATGAGCTGGAGATG AATGCCCAGCGTTTGGCCGGTGCACAAGTGACCCAGATGCTCACCACACCGGTGGTCTCCGTGACAACGCCCAGCCTCCTGGCGCAGGGGATGCCCTTCTCCGCCATGCCGACAGCTTACAACACAG AATACCAGCTGACGAGCGCTGACATCACCGCTCTCCACGCCCTGGCGTCGCCAGGCGGCCTGCTGCAAGGCAACGCGCCATGGCAACAGTCTTTATCCCAGCAGCAacatcaacaacagcaacaacttaGTCTGGCGTCGCTTAGCAACTTGGT GCCGGTGGGCCACATACCTCAGGGCGCCATGCTGACTGTCAACACCAACTCCAATGTGAGCATCAAGTCTGAACCCATCTCGCCCGGCCGAGACCGCCACTCACCGTGCCCCCCGCCGTCCTCCTCTGGAGGGGGCATCCAGACGACCGTGCCCCCGCCACAGTACCCTGGTTCCCTACTGTGCCTGGAGCCACCAACCGGCCGTTCCCCCGCCCACAGCCTCAGCAGCAACGGCAGCTCCTACGAGGGCAATGACCGGGATGACCCTGGGGCAGGCGGCGGAAGTGCAGCGGGCAACCGTGGCCGTTCCCTGCCTCCTGACTTCAGCCCTTCGGTGGAGCTCCTGCGGGCCCAGAATGAGGTGGAGCAGGAGGGAGCCAACATCAAACGCATGAGACTCGACGCGTGGGTCACATAG
- the LOC110496316 gene encoding myocyte-specific enhancer factor 2D homolog isoform X10: protein MGRKKIQIQRITDERNRQVTFTKRKFGLMKKAYELSVLCDCEIALIIFNHSNKLFQYASTDMDKVLLKYTEYNEPHESRTNADIIETLRKKGFSGCESPEPDGEDSIDQSPLNDDKYRKTTEDLDILFKRYGVSSSVPPPTFSVPVTVQASTQNALQFSNPGNAMVTTSYVTSSSLSDNHHLSPQPPALQRSTGSPGLPQRPASAGAMLGGDLNNSNGGCPSPVPNGYISARASPGLLSVSNGNSLGKVVPAKSPPPPQSPQMVNSRKPDIRVITTQGGKSLMQMTDDELEMVSENAQRLAGAQVTQMLTTPVVSVTTPSLLAQGMPFSAMPTAYNTEYQLTSADITALHALASPGGLLQGNAPWQQSLSQQQHQQQQQLSLASLSNLVASQSNLLLGRDEWLGRPVGHIPQGAMLTVNTNSNVSIKSEPISPGRDRHSPCPPPSSSGGGIQTTVPPPQYPGSLLCLEPPTGRSPAHSLSSNGSSYEGNDRDDPGAGGGSAAGNRGRSLPPDFSPSVELLRAQNEVEQEGANIKRMRLDAWVT from the exons ATGGGGAGGAAGAAGATTCAGATCCAACGGATCACCGATGAGAGGAACAGACAG GTGACGTTCACCAAGAGGAAGTTTGGCCTGATGAAGAAGGCGTACGAGCTGAGCGTGCTGTGCGACTGTGAGATCGCCCTCATCATCTTCAACCACTCCAACAAGCTGTTCCAGTACGCCAGCACCGACATGGACAAGGTCCTGCTCAAATACACCGAGTACAACGAGCCCCACGAGAGCCGGACCAACGCTGACATCATCGAG ACGTTGCGAAAGAAAGGCTTCAGCGGTTGCGAAAGTCCCGAGCCGGACGGAGAGGACTCCATCGACCAGAGCCCCCTGAACGACGACAAATACCGCAAGACCACCGAAGACCTAGACATTCTCTTCAAGCGCTacggtgtcagt TCCTCGGTCCCGCCCCCCACATTCTCCGTGCCCGTCACCGTCCAGGCCTCTACTCAGAACGCATTGCAGTTCAGTAACCCTGGGAACGCCATGGTGACCACCTCCTACGTGACGTCGTCATCGCTCTCTGACAACCACCACCTGTCACCCCAGCCACCGGCGCTCCAGAGAAGCACAGGATCTCCCGGGTTGCCACAGCGACCGGCCAGCGCAG GTGCTATGCTCGGCGGTGACTTGAACAACTCAAATGGCGGATGCCCAAGTCCAGTCC CTAACGGATACATCAGTGCCAGGGCCTCCCCGGGCCTCCTCTCGGTGTCCAACGGCAACAGCCTGGGGAAAGTAGTTCCGGCCAAGTCCCCACCTCCGCCTCAGAGCCCACAGATGGTCAACAGCCGCAAGCCAGACATCCGGGTAATCACCACTCAGGGTGGGAAGAGCCTGATGCAGATG ACAGATGATGAGCTGGAGATGGTGAGCGAG AATGCCCAGCGTTTGGCCGGTGCACAAGTGACCCAGATGCTCACCACACCGGTGGTCTCCGTGACAACGCCCAGCCTCCTGGCGCAGGGGATGCCCTTCTCCGCCATGCCGACAGCTTACAACACAG AATACCAGCTGACGAGCGCTGACATCACCGCTCTCCACGCCCTGGCGTCGCCAGGCGGCCTGCTGCAAGGCAACGCGCCATGGCAACAGTCTTTATCCCAGCAGCAacatcaacaacagcaacaacttaGTCTGGCGTCGCTTAGCAACTTGGT CGCCTCGCAGTCCAACCTCCTCTTGGGTAGAGATGAGTGGTTGGGCCG GCCGGTGGGCCACATACCTCAGGGCGCCATGCTGACTGTCAACACCAACTCCAATGTGAGCATCAAGTCTGAACCCATCTCGCCCGGCCGAGACCGCCACTCACCGTGCCCCCCGCCGTCCTCCTCTGGAGGGGGCATCCAGACGACCGTGCCCCCGCCACAGTACCCTGGTTCCCTACTGTGCCTGGAGCCACCAACCGGCCGTTCCCCCGCCCACAGCCTCAGCAGCAACGGCAGCTCCTACGAGGGCAATGACCGGGATGACCCTGGGGCAGGCGGCGGAAGTGCAGCGGGCAACCGTGGCCGTTCCCTGCCTCCTGACTTCAGCCCTTCGGTGGAGCTCCTGCGGGCCCAGAATGAGGTGGAGCAGGAGGGAGCCAACATCAAACGCATGAGACTCGACGCGTGGGTCACATAG